A single genomic interval of Cucumis sativus cultivar 9930 chromosome 5, Cucumber_9930_V3, whole genome shotgun sequence harbors:
- the LOC116403914 gene encoding uncharacterized protein LOC116403914 yields the protein MVLFFSSFMIITGNDPQAISDLQQYLGQHFEMKDLGSLNYFLGLEVSHRSDGYLLSQAKYASDLIARSGITDSTTSSTPLDPHVHLTPFDGVPLDDASLYRQLVGSLIYLTVTRPDIAYVVHIVSQFMAAPRTIHFTAVLRILRYVKGTLGHGLQFSSQSSLVLSGYSDADWAGDPTDRRSTTGYCFYLGDSLISWRSKKQSVISRSSTESEYRALADATAELIWLRWLLADMGVPQQGPTLLHCDNRSAIQIAHNDVFHERTKHIENDCHFVRHHLLSNTLLLRSVSTIEQPADIFTKALPSNRFCQLLTKLKLVATLPP from the coding sequence ATGGTATTGTTCTTCTCCTCCTTTATGATTATTACTGGTAATGATCCACAGGCCATATCCGACCTACAACAATATCTTGGTCaacattttgagatgaaagaccTTGGATCTCTCAATTACTTTCTTGGTCTTGAAGTCTCTCACCGGTCAGATGGTTATCTGTTATCTCAAGCGAAATATGCATCTGATCTGATAGCGCGCTCAGGAATTACAGACTCCACCACATCTTCAACACCGTTAGATCCTCATGTCCATCTAACTCCGTTTGATGGTGTTCCACTTGACGATGCAAGCCTGTATCGGCAACTTGTTGGCAGTCTTATATACCTAACAGTGACTCGCCCagatattgcatatgttgttcatattgtcAGTCAATTTATGGCTGCTCCTCGAACAATTCATTTCACTGCTGTTCTACGCATACTTCGTTATGTCAAAGGTACCTTGGGACATGGTCTCCAGTTCTCATCTCAGTCTTCCCTTGTGTTGTCGGGATATTCGGATGCTGATTGGGCGGGGGATCCTACTGATCGACGATCCACCACAGGATACTGTTTTTACTTAGGTGATTCTCTCATCTCATGGCGCagtaagaaacaaagtgtTATATCTCGTTCAAGTACGGAATCTGAATATCGTGCTCTGGCTGATGCTACAGCTGAACTTATATGGCTTCGGTGGCTCCTTGCTGATATGGGTGTCCCTCAACAGGGTCCTACCCTCCTCCATTGTGACAATCGTAGTGCCATTCAGATTGCTCACAATGATGTGTTTCATGAACGTACAAAACACATTGAAAATGACTGTCACTTTGTTCGTCACCACCTCTTAAGCAACACCCTCCTCTTACGTTCTGTTTCTACTATTGAACAACCCGCGGATATCTTCACCAAAGCCTTACCATCTAATCGATTCTGTCAATTGCTTACCAAACTCAAGTTGGTCGCCACTCTaccaccttga